Proteins from one Myxococcales bacterium genomic window:
- a CDS encoding alpha/beta fold hydrolase gives MDLRSLSCLVCLCSACGSPALIEPAAPGRPSTPPAPVSVDSVPGAAKQGTPALSGAGPLVLDGVPEIPAALRERLGRYLETRSAALGALADDGRSLLVTTRFGSTGQTHWVREPMGARTQLTFGEEPVRSPSFAPGAKNVITFSSDSGGNEAFQVYRQDLKTGETIRLTDGKSRNEAYVWAFQGDRLAFSSNARNGKDMDIWLSDGKSADGRRLLLERSGTWVPLEWSRDGKQLLLAEYISINDSRLFLLDVESRVARRIGPESTRAADRAAVLSPNGKRAWVTSDREGEFSEIFEVELDKANAAWKSLTRHIKWNVEELALSSDGATLAFTVNEDGVSVLRLLDTRTRKDRVVGGLPKGVISGLRFAAKAGVVGFTLASSAEPGDAFTYDVGRKKLERWTESEIGGLPRARFSEPKLVHFPSFDGRQIPAFYYAAKATGPRPVVIWIHGGPESQARPVFSALVQYLVTESQISVLIPNVRGSDGYGKSYLLLDNAEKREDSVKDIGALLDFVAKEPALDPKRVAVLGGSYGGYMVLASLTHFPERIVAGVDVVGISNFVTFLENTSAYRRDLRRAEYGDERDAKMRATLTRISPTTNVARIRSALFVAHGANDPRVPAAEAEQIVRGVRKGGKDVWYMLAKNEGHGFAKKENRDTFSLLSLMFLEKYLGATGN, from the coding sequence ATGGATCTCCGAAGCCTCTCGTGTCTGGTTTGCCTGTGCTCGGCCTGCGGCTCACCGGCGTTGATCGAGCCTGCTGCCCCAGGCAGGCCGTCGACGCCGCCCGCACCGGTGAGCGTCGACTCCGTCCCCGGCGCGGCAAAACAGGGGACGCCCGCGCTGTCCGGCGCGGGTCCCTTGGTGCTCGATGGCGTGCCGGAGATCCCGGCGGCGCTCCGGGAGCGTCTTGGTCGATATCTCGAGACCCGCTCCGCCGCGCTCGGGGCGCTCGCTGATGACGGACGCTCGTTGCTCGTCACGACGCGCTTCGGCTCCACCGGGCAGACCCACTGGGTACGAGAGCCCATGGGCGCGCGCACGCAGCTGACCTTCGGTGAAGAGCCGGTGCGGAGCCCGAGCTTCGCTCCTGGCGCGAAGAACGTGATCACGTTCAGCAGCGACAGCGGCGGCAACGAGGCGTTCCAGGTCTACCGGCAAGATCTGAAGACGGGCGAGACGATCCGTCTCACCGACGGCAAGAGCCGCAACGAGGCCTACGTCTGGGCGTTTCAGGGCGACCGCCTCGCGTTCTCGAGCAACGCGCGGAACGGCAAGGACATGGATATCTGGCTCAGTGACGGCAAGAGCGCCGACGGACGGCGACTGCTCCTGGAGCGCAGCGGCACCTGGGTTCCCCTCGAGTGGTCTCGCGACGGTAAACAGCTGCTGCTCGCCGAGTACATCTCCATCAACGACTCGCGGCTGTTCCTGCTCGATGTCGAGTCGCGGGTGGCTCGGCGGATTGGGCCGGAGTCGACCCGCGCCGCCGACCGCGCAGCGGTGCTCTCGCCGAACGGCAAACGCGCATGGGTGACGAGTGATCGCGAGGGGGAGTTCAGCGAGATCTTCGAGGTCGAGCTCGACAAGGCGAACGCCGCCTGGAAATCCCTCACACGCCACATCAAGTGGAACGTCGAAGAGCTCGCGCTCTCCAGCGACGGAGCCACACTCGCGTTCACGGTGAACGAAGATGGGGTCTCCGTCCTGCGGTTGCTCGACACCCGCACGCGGAAGGATCGCGTCGTCGGCGGTCTGCCCAAGGGAGTCATCTCGGGCCTCCGGTTCGCAGCCAAGGCGGGGGTCGTGGGTTTCACGCTCGCGAGCTCGGCGGAGCCGGGCGACGCATTCACCTACGATGTGGGGCGGAAGAAGCTCGAGCGCTGGACCGAGAGTGAGATCGGCGGCCTGCCCCGCGCCCGCTTCAGCGAGCCCAAGCTGGTGCATTTTCCGAGCTTCGACGGGCGGCAGATCCCAGCGTTTTACTACGCCGCGAAGGCGACGGGCCCGCGCCCGGTCGTGATCTGGATCCACGGCGGCCCGGAGTCCCAGGCGAGGCCGGTGTTCTCGGCGCTGGTGCAGTACCTGGTGACCGAGAGCCAGATCAGCGTACTGATCCCCAACGTGCGCGGCTCCGACGGTTACGGCAAGAGTTATCTCTTGCTCGACAACGCCGAGAAACGCGAAGACAGCGTGAAGGACATTGGCGCGCTGCTCGACTTCGTCGCGAAGGAGCCGGCGCTCGATCCCAAGCGGGTCGCGGTGCTTGGTGGCTCGTATGGCGGCTACATGGTGCTCGCGTCGCTGACGCACTTTCCCGAGCGCATCGTGGCGGGCGTCGACGTGGTCGGCATCAGCAACTTCGTGACCTTCCTGGAGAACACCAGCGCCTATCGGCGTGATCTGCGGCGTGCGGAGTACGGCGACGAGCGGGACGCAAAAATGCGCGCGACGCTCACGCGCATTTCACCGACCACGAACGTCGCCCGGATCCGGAGCGCGCTGTTCGTGGCCCACGGCGCCAACGATCCGCGAGTGCCAGCGGCCGAGGCCGAACAGATCGTGAGGGGAGTCCGCAAGGGCGGCAAGGACGTGTGGTACATGCTGGCCAAGAACGAGGGCCACGGCTTTGCGAAGAAGGAAAACCGCGACACGTTCTCGCTCTTGTCGCTGATGTTCCTCGAGAAGTATCTGGGGGCGACCGGCAACTGA
- a CDS encoding amidohydrolase family protein produces the protein MRLAAVLCLALVGCGVPVVVKSVPPGRLVCAGREAVVFRDVSIVALEGVTPRAAQTVVVCDGKIAAIGPRADTPAPSQARVVEGRGKFLMPGLIDMHTHLMREEDLTLYLARGVTTVRNMWGTPLHLEWRERIKQGELLGPSIITAGPIIDAEPPIHDGSLGLSSEADADEALVLHRRLGYDFLKVYSRVPAAAFTRLLAGAKRAGFVVAGHVPRPVGLVEAANGGQRTLEHLDAFLEALQRDDSPAKGLWDSASRRKKLDYLDETRLPELARLLQQRHVAVCPTRSVSDQLAPPDELRARLQRPDVRYVPEADRAIWQPTEPDAAELEANARWLALQERVIRALVNGKVQLLVGTDPGNPFVVPGFSLHDELAHLVRLGQPPREVLREATLDAAEVLGRRAELGPIAVGRRADLLLLDADPEEDIGNTRKIAGVMSGGRFHSPDELSRLLGSVVTGLERGATSFGASATWDEGGEPEFLGTFVVRWKGARFGAERIFVGTRQDGRSVIRARSFDQHAGQTLSFELELGAPGIGERLRIESDGAAGRGAIDVTRLDAELELGGRSLPGAVIALKAPLPETTLLGVQRMFASKLILLPRVRLLQVGESFSAKLAEVALGSRATLAESEWTVTRIADGAAERGGQTERRFELAPAHGPKATLTLDGTGAPMLYESSVFGATLRYERVQ, from the coding sequence ATGCGTCTCGCCGCCGTCCTGTGCTTGGCTCTCGTGGGCTGCGGCGTTCCCGTCGTCGTCAAGAGTGTGCCTCCGGGCCGCCTTGTTTGTGCAGGGCGCGAGGCCGTCGTGTTCCGAGACGTCTCCATCGTGGCGCTGGAAGGTGTGACGCCTCGGGCGGCACAGACGGTCGTGGTCTGCGACGGAAAGATCGCCGCCATCGGTCCGCGCGCCGACACCCCCGCACCGTCGCAGGCCCGTGTGGTGGAGGGCCGCGGCAAGTTCCTGATGCCGGGCCTGATCGACATGCATACGCACCTGATGCGAGAGGAAGATCTGACCCTCTACCTCGCGCGGGGTGTGACGACGGTCCGCAACATGTGGGGGACACCGCTGCACCTCGAGTGGCGCGAGCGCATCAAGCAGGGTGAGCTGCTCGGGCCGAGCATCATCACCGCTGGCCCGATCATCGACGCCGAGCCGCCCATCCACGACGGAAGCCTGGGGCTGAGCTCCGAGGCTGATGCCGATGAGGCGCTCGTGCTGCACCGCCGGCTCGGCTACGACTTCTTGAAGGTCTACAGCCGCGTTCCCGCAGCGGCCTTCACGCGACTGCTCGCTGGCGCCAAGCGTGCCGGTTTCGTGGTGGCCGGGCACGTCCCGCGGCCGGTTGGTCTGGTCGAGGCCGCGAACGGAGGACAGCGCACGCTGGAGCACCTCGACGCATTCCTCGAGGCGCTGCAGCGCGACGACTCCCCCGCGAAGGGGCTCTGGGACAGCGCTTCGCGGCGGAAGAAGCTCGACTATCTCGATGAGACGAGGCTGCCTGAGCTGGCGCGGCTGCTGCAGCAGCGCCACGTCGCGGTCTGCCCGACCCGCAGCGTCTCCGATCAGCTGGCTCCGCCGGACGAGCTTCGCGCGCGCCTGCAGCGACCGGACGTGCGCTACGTGCCCGAAGCCGACCGGGCGATCTGGCAGCCGACGGAGCCGGACGCGGCGGAGCTCGAGGCCAATGCCCGCTGGCTGGCGCTGCAAGAGCGGGTGATCCGCGCGCTGGTCAACGGCAAAGTCCAGCTCCTGGTTGGGACCGATCCGGGCAACCCCTTCGTGGTCCCGGGTTTCTCCCTGCACGACGAGCTTGCGCACCTGGTGCGGCTCGGGCAGCCGCCGCGCGAGGTTCTGCGGGAAGCGACGCTGGATGCAGCGGAGGTGCTGGGGCGACGGGCAGAGCTCGGGCCCATCGCCGTTGGGCGTCGGGCGGACTTGCTGCTGCTCGATGCCGATCCGGAAGAGGACATCGGCAATACCCGCAAGATCGCCGGTGTGATGTCGGGGGGACGATTTCACTCGCCGGACGAGCTCTCGCGCTTGCTTGGCTCCGTCGTGACGGGACTGGAGCGCGGCGCAACTTCATTCGGTGCGTCGGCGACCTGGGACGAGGGCGGAGAGCCGGAGTTTCTGGGCACGTTCGTGGTCCGGTGGAAGGGCGCGCGCTTCGGTGCGGAGCGCATCTTCGTCGGCACGCGGCAGGACGGTCGCTCGGTGATCCGGGCTCGGAGCTTCGATCAACACGCGGGGCAGACGCTGAGCTTCGAGCTCGAGCTCGGCGCTCCTGGGATCGGCGAGCGCCTGCGCATCGAGAGTGATGGCGCAGCCGGCCGCGGCGCCATCGACGTCACTCGGCTGGACGCGGAGCTCGAGCTCGGCGGGCGGTCCCTGCCCGGCGCGGTGATCGCGCTGAAGGCCCCGCTGCCCGAGACCACACTCCTCGGGGTCCAGCGCATGTTCGCGAGCAAGCTCATCCTCTTGCCGCGGGTTCGACTGTTGCAGGTGGGGGAGTCGTTCTCGGCAAAGCTGGCGGAGGTTGCGCTCGGGTCCCGCGCGACCCTGGCAGAGAGCGAGTGGACGGTGACGCGCATCGCAGACGGTGCAGCGGAGCGCGGCGGGCAAACGGAGCGGCGGTTCGAGCTTGCGCCGGCGCACGGACCGAAGGCCACCCTCACCCTCGACGGCACGGGAGCTCCGATGCTCTACGAGAGCTCGGTCTTCGGCGCGACCCTGCGCTACGAACGCGTGCAGTGA
- a CDS encoding PAS domain S-box protein, which produces MLRQQRPVYFAEVGAEFPDDAWLAQVNAQCYLAAPLMDSHGRAIGQLCVTHDAPLPDANELAEQLERVARHAAPALERRRSERTLAEQVWFENAVINEAAEGIAVCHFIPEAPHLRFTVWNERMVELTGYGMAELNQRGWHELAPDAQVLSRALDRVDRLRAGGSVDTEEWTIARADGASRVVQLSVSALRTGSGETHLIGLLQDVTERRERQTELERLKDFHSELVNTTSEGIAIFDSEQRWAYVNPAGAAMLGYTPEELIGLTGADTVMEVDIGVMQAANERRARGLSDRYELVLRHRDGHAVPALVSSVPRVESQTFAGSLSVFTDLSALRRAERERQQLENLLEQSQRLESLGTLAGGIAHDFNNILSIILGVAESATHSLAAGDSIAGDLEEITAAAQRARELVEQVLTFGRRGEERPRQLRLQVLVEEALRMLRQALPSTIELRQHLDPSCPAVAANPTQLHQVIVNLCTNAAHAMRESGGVIQVRLERVELCAEEALVSPDLEAGAFARLTVEDSGVGIAEEVLPRIFEPYFTTKEKTEGTGLGLAVVHGIIKNHHGAIVVESQLGKGSRFAVYLPIPTRASLPPTGPIASAVPRGDERVLCVDDEPLVAKVNARVLRALGYEVTVFTSANDALDALRENPEAFDLLLTDQTMPGMTGTQLAAEARNIDPKLALVVCTGYRRWVDARVASELGLEVLDKPVNRADLAHALRRALDGVTGRGAG; this is translated from the coding sequence GTGCTCCGTCAGCAACGTCCAGTGTACTTCGCCGAGGTCGGCGCGGAGTTCCCCGACGATGCCTGGCTCGCGCAGGTGAACGCCCAGTGTTACCTGGCAGCGCCGCTCATGGACAGCCACGGTCGTGCGATCGGCCAGCTTTGCGTCACACACGACGCCCCGCTGCCCGACGCCAACGAGCTCGCAGAGCAGCTCGAGCGGGTCGCGCGGCACGCGGCGCCGGCGCTCGAGCGGCGACGCAGCGAGCGGACCCTGGCCGAACAGGTGTGGTTCGAGAACGCCGTGATCAACGAGGCGGCCGAGGGCATCGCGGTGTGCCACTTCATCCCCGAGGCGCCGCACCTACGCTTCACGGTCTGGAACGAGCGCATGGTCGAGCTCACCGGCTACGGCATGGCCGAGCTCAACCAGCGCGGCTGGCACGAGCTGGCACCGGACGCCCAGGTCCTGTCTCGAGCCCTGGACCGAGTCGACCGCCTGCGCGCCGGCGGGAGCGTGGACACCGAAGAGTGGACGATCGCCCGGGCCGATGGAGCCTCGCGCGTGGTGCAGCTGTCGGTCTCGGCGCTTCGCACTGGCAGCGGCGAGACGCACCTCATCGGCCTGCTCCAGGACGTGACCGAGCGCCGCGAACGCCAAACGGAGCTCGAACGGCTCAAGGACTTCCACTCCGAGCTGGTGAACACAACCAGTGAGGGCATCGCGATTTTCGACTCGGAGCAACGCTGGGCGTACGTGAACCCCGCCGGCGCCGCCATGCTCGGTTACACCCCGGAAGAACTGATCGGACTCACCGGCGCGGACACGGTGATGGAAGTGGATATTGGCGTCATGCAAGCGGCGAACGAGCGACGCGCGCGCGGCCTCTCCGACCGCTACGAGCTCGTGCTGCGGCATCGGGACGGACACGCCGTGCCGGCGCTCGTCAGCTCCGTGCCACGCGTGGAAAGCCAGACTTTCGCCGGCAGCCTGTCGGTGTTCACGGACCTGTCTGCGCTACGGCGGGCAGAGCGAGAACGCCAGCAGCTCGAGAACCTGCTGGAGCAGAGCCAGCGCCTCGAGTCTCTCGGGACCCTGGCGGGCGGCATCGCCCACGACTTCAACAACATCCTGAGCATCATCCTGGGTGTGGCTGAGAGCGCGACCCACTCGCTCGCCGCCGGCGACTCCATTGCTGGCGATCTGGAGGAGATCACGGCGGCCGCCCAGCGCGCTCGGGAGCTGGTGGAACAAGTGCTCACCTTCGGCCGGCGTGGGGAGGAGCGACCGCGACAGCTTCGCCTGCAGGTTCTGGTCGAGGAAGCGCTGCGCATGCTGCGCCAGGCGCTGCCCTCGACGATCGAGCTCCGGCAGCACCTGGACCCGAGCTGTCCAGCCGTGGCCGCAAACCCCACCCAGCTCCACCAGGTCATCGTGAACCTGTGTACGAACGCCGCCCATGCGATGAGAGAGTCGGGTGGTGTGATCCAGGTTCGCCTGGAGCGCGTCGAGCTCTGCGCCGAGGAGGCGCTGGTCAGCCCCGATCTGGAGGCAGGCGCCTTTGCGCGTTTGACCGTCGAAGACTCCGGCGTTGGCATCGCCGAGGAGGTTCTGCCGCGGATCTTCGAGCCGTACTTCACGACCAAAGAAAAGACTGAGGGGACCGGCCTCGGCCTGGCCGTCGTGCACGGCATCATCAAGAACCACCACGGGGCCATCGTCGTCGAGAGCCAGCTGGGCAAAGGCAGCAGGTTCGCGGTCTATCTTCCCATCCCGACGCGCGCGTCGCTGCCACCCACCGGACCCATTGCCAGCGCTGTCCCAAGGGGCGACGAGCGGGTGCTGTGCGTGGATGACGAACCCCTGGTGGCGAAGGTCAACGCCCGGGTGCTGAGAGCCCTGGGTTACGAGGTGACGGTCTTCACCTCCGCGAACGACGCCCTCGATGCACTGCGGGAAAACCCAGAGGCCTTCGACCTCCTGCTCACCGACCAGACGATGCCCGGTATGACTGGCACTCAGCTCGCAGCGGAGGCGCGGAACATCGACCCGAAGCTGGCGCTCGTGGTGTGTACCGGATACCGACGCTGGGTCGACGCGCGAGTCGCCAGCGAGCTCGGCCTCGAGGTGCTCGACAAACCCGTGAATCGAGCCGATCTAGCCCACGCGCTCCGGCGCGCGCTCGATGGCGTCACCGGTCGCGGAGCTGGCTGA
- a CDS encoding S8 family serine peptidase, whose protein sequence is MASFTETLTHASGRPLRIDTRRAVLAFDPPGRPTGFDKALASVGLEREDAPVDGKPRRGVNQTPRFCFVRSAAREAIDERSLEKLLALLGQKGKKPRLAWTGPVYRFIEDPSDHGLMGMTLDLLVLTPAREFDSRLERALAAPLERHGLSVHTKRSKLMAPSRLLGVADVRKSDALRASTDLAEVGQEAFVVHPDYIPLMSPQCAIPSDAHWSLQWNMTKVGAPAAWDITKGDPTVYVCVVDQGIERSHEELNRATSYGFEAVSLNESNGASPPAADHSATGTDDHGTALASISSGSWGFGGVAGLAGNASLFALAAPNWLSSELVVAINRAKSGATPTALDKRVLLLGGATNIMDTPGVRAAIDAASTAGLVVVCASGNLDSSTIPYPGNGVHPDVIVCGSTDQADFRYLSNYGPTLTLVAPGKEVPAAAPGDTYNLTFEGSSSGAAHTAGLAALVLSNGGLDFAAYPPAAASRAAKIRDVIERTAEKVGPVAYSTDINGRNDQLGFGRIRADWAVDFADVMIQDDPTDTGVEPSTGVFWRDSAVVIRRANELEATVNASFDTWHANPPDSTVIYSNADGTACYAYVRVRNLGPATARNVKVRAVGAAASTGFMYPTDWVAAEDATHLVMAPLPWPGDAASSDEYVVATLSPGQSKIVRFEISKVQADKGLAWPGSHVCGLAKVTADNDHAFRQFNPAPAVGGEQARRNNLCQRNLHVVTAASPWFFPFLAGNVADTDDVFELSIEARRLPAGTLLRLGLDEPERAAPNLVLAALAHARGSGRAESAVGGCPTSLTLLDRARVAVSCGGPMGIVTLPPGTHFECGGPVRREVEVSGGSLVLDGGKRVVETREKRAVVRMGKARGAVIPMFLEIPVPFGIDPSERFYVDVIQRNAVGQVVGGLSLFLVP, encoded by the coding sequence ATGGCATCGTTCACCGAAACCCTGACCCACGCATCCGGTCGTCCGTTGCGCATCGACACGCGGCGCGCAGTGCTTGCGTTCGACCCTCCTGGGCGGCCAACCGGGTTCGACAAGGCGCTGGCCAGTGTCGGCTTGGAGCGCGAGGACGCACCGGTCGACGGCAAACCGCGGCGAGGTGTCAACCAGACGCCTCGCTTCTGCTTCGTGCGCTCGGCAGCGCGCGAGGCCATCGACGAGCGATCACTGGAGAAGCTCTTGGCGCTGCTGGGCCAGAAGGGCAAGAAACCCCGATTGGCTTGGACCGGACCGGTCTATCGCTTCATCGAGGATCCGTCGGATCACGGCCTCATGGGCATGACACTCGATCTGCTCGTGCTCACCCCAGCCCGAGAGTTCGATTCCAGGCTCGAACGGGCGCTGGCCGCGCCACTCGAGCGCCACGGATTGTCAGTGCACACCAAGCGTTCGAAGCTGATGGCCCCGAGCCGCTTGCTCGGTGTCGCCGACGTGCGCAAGAGCGACGCGCTACGCGCCAGCACCGACCTGGCCGAGGTGGGTCAAGAAGCGTTCGTGGTCCACCCTGACTACATCCCGCTGATGTCACCCCAATGTGCCATTCCCTCCGATGCCCACTGGAGCCTGCAATGGAACATGACGAAGGTCGGCGCGCCGGCCGCGTGGGACATCACCAAGGGAGATCCCACCGTCTACGTGTGCGTGGTCGACCAAGGCATCGAGCGGTCGCACGAGGAGCTGAATCGAGCCACCAGCTACGGCTTCGAGGCGGTCAGCCTGAACGAGAGCAACGGCGCGAGCCCGCCCGCGGCGGACCATTCGGCGACGGGCACGGACGATCACGGCACCGCCCTCGCCAGCATCAGCTCGGGGTCGTGGGGGTTCGGTGGCGTCGCCGGGCTCGCGGGGAACGCCTCGCTGTTCGCCCTGGCCGCGCCGAACTGGCTCTCGAGCGAGCTGGTCGTGGCGATCAACCGCGCGAAGAGCGGCGCTACGCCGACCGCCCTGGACAAGCGCGTGCTGCTGCTCGGTGGAGCCACCAACATCATGGACACCCCCGGCGTCAGGGCCGCCATCGATGCTGCGTCGACCGCGGGTCTCGTCGTGGTGTGCGCGAGCGGCAACCTCGACTCTTCCACGATCCCGTACCCCGGCAACGGGGTGCATCCCGATGTCATCGTCTGCGGGTCGACCGACCAGGCCGACTTCCGTTACCTGTCGAATTACGGCCCGACGCTCACGCTGGTCGCTCCTGGCAAGGAAGTGCCGGCGGCAGCGCCCGGTGACACCTACAACCTGACCTTCGAAGGCAGCTCCTCTGGCGCCGCCCACACCGCGGGGCTGGCCGCGCTTGTGCTGAGCAACGGCGGGCTCGACTTCGCAGCGTACCCTCCGGCCGCCGCCTCGCGGGCCGCCAAGATCCGTGACGTGATCGAACGCACGGCAGAGAAAGTTGGGCCGGTCGCGTACTCGACGGACATCAACGGGCGCAACGACCAGCTGGGCTTCGGCCGCATCCGCGCCGATTGGGCAGTCGATTTTGCCGACGTGATGATCCAGGATGACCCGACAGACACCGGGGTGGAACCTTCCACCGGCGTCTTCTGGCGTGACTCCGCCGTGGTCATCCGCAGAGCCAACGAGCTCGAGGCCACGGTGAACGCGAGCTTCGACACCTGGCACGCCAATCCGCCCGACTCGACCGTGATCTACTCCAACGCCGACGGCACTGCGTGTTACGCCTACGTCCGCGTCAGGAATCTGGGCCCGGCGACCGCGCGCAACGTGAAGGTGCGGGCGGTGGGTGCGGCCGCCTCGACCGGCTTCATGTACCCGACGGACTGGGTCGCGGCAGAAGACGCGACCCATCTGGTGATGGCGCCACTGCCCTGGCCTGGGGACGCGGCGTCGAGCGACGAGTACGTTGTCGCCACGTTGAGCCCCGGCCAGTCGAAGATTGTGCGCTTCGAGATCTCCAAGGTCCAGGCCGACAAGGGACTCGCGTGGCCGGGGTCGCATGTGTGCGGCCTTGCCAAGGTCACGGCGGACAACGACCACGCCTTCCGCCAGTTCAACCCAGCGCCCGCGGTGGGCGGGGAACAAGCTCGTCGCAACAACCTCTGCCAGCGCAACCTCCACGTCGTCACGGCCGCGAGCCCGTGGTTCTTCCCGTTCCTGGCCGGCAACGTCGCCGATACGGACGATGTCTTCGAGCTTTCGATCGAGGCGCGGCGGCTGCCGGCCGGCACGCTGCTGCGGTTGGGATTGGACGAACCCGAGCGCGCCGCGCCGAACCTGGTTCTAGCGGCGCTGGCTCACGCCCGAGGCTCCGGGCGGGCCGAGAGCGCGGTGGGAGGTTGCCCGACCAGCCTCACGTTGCTGGACCGTGCCCGCGTGGCGGTGAGCTGCGGTGGACCGATGGGGATCGTGACGTTGCCGCCGGGAACACACTTCGAGTGTGGCGGACCGGTGCGGCGCGAGGTCGAAGTCAGCGGCGGCAGCTTGGTCCTCGACGGAGGCAAGCGTGTGGTGGAGACGCGTGAGAAGCGGGCGGTGGTCAGAATGGGCAAGGCTCGCGGCGCCGTCATCCCGATGTTCCTCGAGATCCCGGTTCCTTTCGGCATCGACCCGAGCGAGCGGTTCTATGTGGACGTGATCCAGAGGAACGCTGTCGGCCAGGTCGTCGGCGGGCTCAGCTTGTTCCTCGTGCCGTGA
- a CDS encoding protein kinase has translation MSQELLGVGQIFAGRYRIERFLAEGGFGAVYVAEQLATEAHVAVKVLWPHVLQAKDAVEKFEQEARIAGRVNSEHIVRVVDAGFDETTQMPFLVMELLIGEDLGRLVQTHGPLPPDTVVEFLRQTASALDRAHAYTDRDGVVRPIVHRDLKPENLFVARRDNGDSVIKVLDFGIAKVLGATSNVSQEVKGTPLYMAFEQAGVGSITPRTDVWALGLIAFFLLTGQSYWRAAHNPDASLTQLFGEVLSLPIVRANERLVELGLPPSLPPAFDQWFFGCVNRDVNQRFATAGAAIASLAEVFGIVPAGSRSAPSFAVPAAAFAPASQANPAVVAITGDGPTREVNTLLSARPAGAATETSLAVSGSLATPAARSSPLLPILAVVGVVLVGGGVAAGVVLTRAHASTAAPPASSAPTEVTLPPTTATESSSAAVVEVAPSAPPPTGSSRPAEPTTTKPTAPSAKTSASNKTPEPPPPSTPAPKPSGTKPTKDPSPYGER, from the coding sequence ATGAGCCAAGAACTGCTGGGTGTGGGGCAGATCTTCGCCGGGCGCTACCGGATCGAGCGGTTTCTCGCCGAGGGTGGCTTCGGCGCGGTTTACGTCGCGGAGCAGCTGGCGACCGAAGCGCACGTTGCGGTCAAGGTGTTGTGGCCGCATGTGCTCCAGGCCAAGGACGCCGTCGAGAAGTTCGAGCAAGAGGCGCGCATCGCCGGGCGCGTGAACAGTGAACACATCGTGCGGGTCGTCGACGCAGGCTTCGACGAGACGACCCAGATGCCGTTCCTGGTCATGGAGCTGTTGATCGGCGAAGACCTCGGGCGCTTGGTGCAAACGCACGGGCCGCTGCCGCCGGACACCGTGGTCGAGTTCCTGCGTCAGACCGCCTCGGCGCTGGACCGCGCCCATGCCTACACCGATCGCGACGGTGTCGTGCGCCCGATCGTGCATCGCGATCTCAAGCCGGAGAACCTGTTCGTCGCACGCCGCGACAACGGCGACTCCGTGATCAAGGTGCTCGATTTCGGCATCGCGAAGGTGCTGGGAGCAACCTCCAATGTCTCACAGGAGGTCAAGGGCACGCCGCTGTACATGGCCTTCGAGCAAGCGGGGGTCGGGAGCATCACGCCGCGCACGGACGTGTGGGCGCTCGGCCTGATCGCTTTCTTTCTGCTCACGGGCCAGAGTTACTGGCGAGCAGCCCACAACCCGGACGCTTCGCTGACCCAGCTGTTCGGAGAGGTCCTGTCGCTACCCATCGTCCGCGCGAACGAGCGCCTCGTCGAGCTCGGCCTTCCGCCCAGCCTGCCACCGGCGTTCGACCAGTGGTTCTTCGGCTGCGTCAACCGCGACGTGAACCAGCGCTTCGCGACGGCGGGCGCGGCGATCGCCTCACTGGCCGAGGTGTTCGGCATCGTGCCCGCGGGGTCGCGCTCGGCCCCGAGCTTTGCTGTGCCCGCGGCGGCGTTCGCCCCGGCTTCGCAAGCCAACCCGGCGGTGGTCGCCATCACTGGCGACGGCCCCACCCGCGAGGTCAACACCCTGCTGTCCGCTCGCCCCGCCGGCGCCGCCACCGAGACCTCCTTGGCGGTATCGGGCAGCCTCGCCACGCCCGCCGCTCGAAGCAGTCCGCTACTGCCCATCTTGGCAGTCGTCGGCGTGGTGCTCGTCGGCGGAGGCGTCGCAGCGGGAGTGGTCCTCACGCGCGCGCACGCCAGCACCGCAGCGCCTCCAGCGTCGAGTGCCCCAACTGAAGTCACGTTGCCCCCAACGACGGCGACCGAGTCGAGTTCGGCGGCAGTGGTGGAGGTCGCACCGAGCGCCCCGCCCCCCACAGGCAGCAGCAGACCCGCGGAGCCTACGACCACCAAGCCGACCGCGCCCAGCGCGAAGACCAGCGCATCGAACAAGACACCGGAGCCGCCTCCTCCTTCCACTCCCGCCCCCAAGCCCTCCGGCACCAAGCCGACCAAGGATCCCAGTCCGTATGGAGAACGCTAG